The sequence GAGATCGTTATAACGGAACTTATAATGACTTACCAAAAGTAAAAATAAAAATAACGGACGGTTCTGTACCTGGTATTGGATTAGCAGCCTTTAATGCTAACGGTGTGGATATTACGGTTCAAGGTGGGTCTGAAGATGGTGTTGGTAAAATGTCATATGGTGGAAAAGTAGCGATCTTAAAATCCACAGGTAAACATGGAAAATTCATTAATGGTTCCGTCGGTAAATCATTTTGTTATGGAGCTCAAGGCGGATTGTTCATCGTTCAAGGTGACGCTGACTCTCGTGCTTGTATTCGATTATCTGGGGCAGATGTTATCTTTGGTGGAGAAATTCAACAACCTATTCAAGATGATTTAGGTGCGATATCTATTCGTGCTAATTTAAAAGGTTTTGCTTTTGAATATATGACAAACGGTCGCGCAGTTGTGTTAGGAGATCCTGGAGCTTGGATTTGTGCGGGTATGACTGGCGGTGTAATCTATCAGCGATTAAATCCAGAAATGGGCTTTGATAAAGAAGCAATCCAGCGTCGTATCGCAACTGGAGCCAAAGTATTCATCAATCCACTTACTGATAAAAGCCACAGTGATCTAAATGAACTGTTAAACATTTATCGTGAAGAATTAAATAACTCAGGACAATCAGAAGCTGCTGAAAAAATTAGCGCTTTGTTAGAAAATCTTGATGAGAACTTTGTGATGATTTCATCAGAAAACTTCCAAGAGATTCAAGGCATTGTAACGGAATAAAATCACTAAAGTACGGTTATTGATAAGAGGCGATCCATTTGATCGCCTCTTTGCATATTTTATATAAAGCTAAAATATGCAAATCACCAAGATGACTATTACCATATAGTTAGTTAAACAGTACTTAGTTTTTCAATCGCTTGTTTCTCATTAGTCAAAAAGAATAAATCCTTACCATTGTTACTCTCATTAATAAAATCTTTTAAACTATGACTTGAATACACAGAAAAATCACCCACTATTGCAATTTTCATTCGATAATTAATAAACTTTTGTAATATTTCTCCTGCAAGTTGTGTTCTTAAGTTAAAAAAATTCTCACATAATGCTGATTTATTCAATATTACACGATTACAACCTGTTTCATAGTTTATAGTTGCGATAAAATCCAATGCTGACTGAACATCCGTTATCAATATTTCACTACTATTTACAATGGCAATATCTGCATCTTTCTCTTTTATCGTAGTTATTTGCATAGTTTCCCTCCGACGAAATAATAATCTTTTGTTAGGAATGAAATCATAACTCCTTTGTCATATATACACTATTTGGGTCCTCAGTGTAATCTTCAAACGGCTTGCAATGTTGAAATCCAAAGCTTTCATAAAGCTTCAGAGCGGGACCAAAAGTATCTATTGGACCTGTTTCTAAACTTATTCGTGAATAGCCGCGTCGCTTAGCTTCTTCAATTAAGTATTCAAGAAGTCGTTTAGCAACACCTTTTCTTAAATGTAAGGATGAAGTTCTCATTGATTTTATCTCTACATGTTGTTCACTAAGTTCTTTAAGTGCTCCGCAACCAACTAATTCCTCTTGTTCCCATGCACTCCAGAATGTAATATCTGACTGTTTTAACTCCTCAAGGTTTAGAGCATGATTACTTTCTGGTTGGGAATTTAGTGCCATACTGTGAAGATGTTCCCCTACTAATTCAATCACCTCAGATCTAGTTAAATCATCTATTTTAATATTCAAATAAATCACTCCTTAGTCTATTATAATTATCTATTTCAATTATTTAAAAAGACTTCGCAAGTCGGAATCCAAGGTCGTCTATACCAAACGATGGATGGCTGCGACGACGACACGAAGCCCCACAACCCCTAGCCGGATCGTACCAACCCCCACCCCGAAAAACTCGGTAAGAACCATATACTTTTTCATCATATAAATCCCAACACCACTCCCAAACATTCCCTAACATATCATACAAACCCCATGCATTCGGTTCCTTTCTTCCTACTTCATGGGTTTTACCATCTGAATTTTCATAATACCAGGCAATCTTATCAATCTCTCCGTATCTATATTGAGCAGTTCCTGCTCTACATGCATACTCCCACTCAGCTTCTGTAGGGAGACGGTAGCCATCTGATTCCCAATCACAGATGATAATTCCACCATCATTACTTGTAGAATAACACTCTCTCAATCCAGCTTTCTGAGAAAGTAGATTACAAAAAGAAATTGCATTATTCCACGAAACATTCTCAACAGGTTTTTGATCTCCTTTAAAAGAAATAGGTGATTTTTCAGTAATGGCATAATACAAATCCTTGGTTACAGGATATTTAGCAAGAAGAAAGGAGTTTATTTCGACCTTCCATTTATTTTTTATTCTATCGTCTCTTAATTCTATTTCTCCACCTGGAATTTTTACCATTCCATTAACAATATGGCTAGTAATTTCATTAGACACTCTACCTACCTCCCAATTTACTACTCATATGGTGAGTTAACCAGTGCTCAGTTTTTCAATAGCCTGTTTTGTATTGCAATTTTCATTTGATAATTAATAAACTTTTGTAATATCTCCCCAGCAAGTTTTGTTTTTAAGTTGAAAAATTCCTCACATAGTGCTGATTTATTTAAAATTATGCAATTACAGCCTGCTTCATAGTTTACTGTTGCCATAAAATCCAATGCCGACTGAACATCAGTTATCAGAACATCACTGCTATTTACAATGGCTATTTCTGCATCATTCTCTTTTACTCTAGTAATTTTCATAATCGTCCTCCAAAGAATAAATAATCTATAAAACAATGAAAGCTCCAAAGTTTTTCATATTTAATCCGCGCAAAGTTTCGCAGGCATACAAATAATTATGTGTCTCATCTTTTACTTAAGAAGTATTTACCCTAATCATTTCTACAAACTAAAACTAAATCCTCCTCCACAAAGATAACCTTAATTGAAAAACACCCTTCTTCGAGAAGAGCGCACCAGCTTGCTAAACGTTAACCAGCGATTTTATCATTACTTACCTCATTTCCAATAAACTCATATTTACATATTTGTAATTATTGGGGTTATTTAGGAGGTTTTTAGATTATTTTATCGAATAATAACTTTAGATTAAATAACATTAAGTGAAGAAAGAGGTAAATTAAAAATGAAAAAAATATTGGCTATCATTTTTATTAATTCGATGTCTAATTTTGCTTCAATGGCAAAGAAAAGTGCAAAAATTGGATTATTACTTTTATTAATCACGACTGTTAGTTCTCTACTATTTATTACAGATACTTCAGCTGAAGAATTGACAACTGATGAAAAATTAGAAATATTAACGAAGTTCGCACCTAGAATATGGATGGATGAGAATGAAAGATATTTCCCTTCTTCAGTTGAATGGATGTTTCCATATGTGGAGAGGTATATTCCATCTGGTGAAAATAAATACTGGCTGAAGTCGAAAGAAGCATTATCCAGTCCATCAGACCGGCTTAGTTATTTTAATGGAGATTTAAACTCCGCAAAGATATATTCTTATTGGGTCGATAAAGAGAATGGCGTAACGGATATTACCTATTGGGTTTTCTATCCATACAATAGAGGGAAATCTATTATAGATACAATTTGGGGTAACCATGTTGGTGATTGGGAGCATATTTCTATTAGATTGAATGAGTCATACGAGCCGGAGCAAATTTATCTTCCATCTCATAACTTTGGAGAACTATATTCTTGGAATGAAATTGAGAAGGTTGAGAACACTCACCCTATAGTTTATTCTGCATGGGGTTCACATGGACATTGGAAAGATCCTGGCGTACATACGTATAAGGATTTATGGATTTTAGGGAAATTACAGGACATCACTAGTGCAGGGGTTGCTTGGGACACTTGGAAGAGTGTTGATGCATATGACTATCACCAAAAAGAAGGTTTATCAGGACAAGAATGGCCATTATGGATGAATGATGATTTTACATATACAGTACCAGGTATGGATCCTTCTGATCCAGCAAGTGGGGCTATATATAGATGGGGAAATGAAGCTGATGGTTGTGATTTTGAATTTATAGCTGGAGAGTGTCGTCTAAATAATGGTCCAAGTGGTGTTGTGAATAGGAGTATATTTACTTCACCAGATTTACAATAAAAAGCATGGGAAATCCATTTCCATCAGGATCTGTCGATTGGGAAGGGAGAATTCAAAAGGTAGCTTAGTAAAAGAATTTTAAAGTTAGATTCAGAAGAAGCACACCACTAAGAGGTTGCTTCTTCTTGTTTATTCTATAACTTATGATACAACTCACTAATGGTAATAAATCCATCCAAACAAAGGTACGACACGAAGTTGCCAACTCAGGTCGTAATATTCAAGTTCATGAAGCTGGTTTAGGCCACTTCCATGCATACCATATAATTGCCAATAGTCCGATAATTTGTATCGTTACAAAAAATATATCATCAAGATCTGCTACGCCATTATCTATAATAACCACAATCATTAGTACACTTGCAATGCTGTTTGCCCAGAAATTCACTTTATATTTCAATACTCGTGACAGGAGAACCATAGCAATCGGAATCTCCACCAGTATTCCAAATATCAACAGTAATTCTTCAGTTATTAAAACCCCATCTACAGTTCCTGTCATAATCTCTTCCAGAAATCCAGTTCTAAAGAACCCATGAATATCCCTAAAAATTATATTTAAAAATACAAATATCCATAGTGTTGAAAGCGTAGCTCTCCAATTCAGCTCGATAATCTTATTATCAGCATTCATTTTTCT comes from Chengkuizengella sediminis and encodes:
- a CDS encoding formylglycine-generating enzyme family protein, encoding MVKIPGGEIELRDDRIKNKWKVEINSFLLAKYPVTKDLYYAITEKSPISFKGDQKPVENVSWNNAISFCNLLSQKAGLRECYSTSNDGGIIICDWESDGYRLPTEAEWEYACRAGTAQYRYGEIDKIAWYYENSDGKTHEVGRKEPNAWGLYDMLGNVWEWCWDLYDEKVYGSYRVFRGGGWYDPARGCGASCRRRSHPSFGIDDLGFRLAKSF
- a CDS encoding Vps62-related protein, which codes for MKKILAIIFINSMSNFASMAKKSAKIGLLLLLITTVSSLLFITDTSAEELTTDEKLEILTKFAPRIWMDENERYFPSSVEWMFPYVERYIPSGENKYWLKSKEALSSPSDRLSYFNGDLNSAKIYSYWVDKENGVTDITYWVFYPYNRGKSIIDTIWGNHVGDWEHISIRLNESYEPEQIYLPSHNFGELYSWNEIEKVENTHPIVYSAWGSHGHWKDPGVHTYKDLWILGKLQDITSAGVAWDTWKSVDAYDYHQKEGLSGQEWPLWMNDDFTYTVPGMDPSDPASGAIYRWGNEADGCDFEFIAGECRLNNGPSGVVNRSIFTSPDLQ
- a CDS encoding DUF6326 family protein, whose amino-acid sequence is MNADNKIIELNWRATLSTLWIFVFLNIIFRDIHGFFRTGFLEEIMTGTVDGVLITEELLLIFGILVEIPIAMVLLSRVLKYKVNFWANSIASVLMIVVIIDNGVADLDDIFFVTIQIIGLLAIIWYAWKWPKPAS
- a CDS encoding DUF4180 domain-containing protein produces the protein MQITTIKEKDADIAIVNSSEILITDVQSALDFIATINYETGCNRVILNKSALCENFFNLRTQLAGEILQKFINYRMKIAIVGDFSVYSSHSLKDFINESNNGKDLFFLTNEKQAIEKLSTV
- a CDS encoding GNAT family N-acetyltransferase, whose translation is MNIKIDDLTRSEVIELVGEHLHSMALNSQPESNHALNLEELKQSDITFWSAWEQEELVGCGALKELSEQHVEIKSMRTSSLHLRKGVAKRLLEYLIEEAKRRGYSRISLETGPIDTFGPALKLYESFGFQHCKPFEDYTEDPNSVYMTKEL